From Haloarcula hispanica ATCC 33960, the proteins below share one genomic window:
- the mutS gene encoding DNA mismatch repair protein MutS, protein MDAALGPPEKMAELEEDLTPMMAQYYELCRQYDDALVLFQVGDFYEAFCAAAQRVARLCEITLTQREDSTGEYPMAGIPIDNAESYVETLLDAGYRVAIADQVEDPDEVSGVVERAVTRIVTPGTLTESELLGGADNNYVAALTAGERYGLALLDISTGDCYATSVGSESAVADELSRFGPAEAIVGPEVDVDRDAVFGPACLVTRYDAAAFDRERAEDRVGQYFGPPERLLAGDAEIRACGGLLAYAEYTRGSSGAVGPDGEPVDADVDPAGTLDYLNHLTRYDPREYMLLDAVAVESLELFERRSVRGHENRTLVDTVDETACALGRRKLTDWLRRPLLDADRIEARHGAVAELQRDPATREGLSDLLADVYDLERLISRVSRGRANARDLRSLAATLSVVPDIRDHLADADARLLADLHATLDPLVDTREEIEAAIRPDPPQQVTEGGVIREGYDEELDRLRSTEQSGKQWIDDLEASERERTGIDSLKVGHTSVHGYYIEVTNANLDAVPADYQRRQTLKNSERYYTPELKEREDEILRAESAADDLEYDLFCAVRDEVADEAERVQALADRLARLDVLVSFAEVAAQYDYCRPTVGGDGIDITAGRHPVVERTEDAFVPNDTHLGSGPVRASRDGSDDGVTADDIQPFLAVVTGPNMSGKSTYMRQVALICLLAQAGSFVPAKAADLPILDRVFTRVGASDDIAGGRSTFMIEMTELATILDAATEDSLVLLDEVGRGTSTADGLAIARAVTEHLHDEVGAYTLFATHHHDLTAVAAALPGATNRHFETSRKDDDVRFDHELAPGPAAASYGVEVASMAGVPESVVERSRDLLTDAETADSDTDSAAAEIGPTENGTAVAPASEGGADGHTQEALRTNGSTPEAELPAGVAAQLASLDVATMTPIEAMNALADLQDRLE, encoded by the coding sequence ATGGACGCTGCGCTTGGCCCGCCAGAGAAGATGGCCGAGCTCGAGGAGGACCTGACGCCGATGATGGCACAGTACTACGAGCTGTGCCGGCAGTACGACGACGCCCTGGTCCTCTTTCAGGTCGGGGACTTCTACGAGGCCTTCTGTGCGGCCGCACAGCGGGTCGCCCGGCTGTGTGAGATCACGCTGACCCAGCGCGAGGACTCGACCGGCGAGTACCCGATGGCCGGCATCCCCATCGACAACGCCGAGTCCTACGTCGAGACGCTGCTGGACGCGGGCTACCGGGTCGCCATCGCCGACCAGGTCGAGGACCCCGACGAGGTCAGCGGCGTGGTCGAGCGGGCGGTGACGCGAATCGTCACCCCCGGCACACTCACGGAGAGCGAACTGCTGGGCGGGGCGGACAACAACTACGTCGCCGCCCTGACCGCTGGCGAGCGATACGGGCTGGCGCTACTGGATATCTCGACCGGCGACTGCTACGCGACCAGTGTCGGCTCGGAAAGCGCCGTCGCCGACGAACTCAGCCGGTTCGGCCCGGCGGAAGCCATCGTCGGGCCGGAGGTCGACGTGGATCGGGACGCCGTGTTCGGTCCGGCCTGTCTGGTGACGCGCTACGACGCGGCCGCCTTCGACCGGGAGCGCGCCGAGGACCGCGTGGGGCAGTACTTCGGCCCGCCGGAGCGCCTGCTCGCCGGCGACGCGGAAATCCGGGCCTGTGGCGGCCTGCTGGCCTACGCTGAGTACACCCGCGGCAGCAGCGGCGCGGTCGGCCCCGACGGCGAACCGGTCGACGCGGACGTGGACCCCGCCGGCACGCTCGACTACCTCAACCATCTCACGCGGTACGACCCGCGGGAGTACATGCTGCTCGACGCCGTCGCCGTCGAGAGCCTCGAACTGTTCGAACGGCGCTCGGTCCGGGGCCACGAGAACCGGACGCTCGTCGATACAGTCGACGAGACGGCGTGTGCCCTGGGGCGGCGGAAACTGACCGACTGGCTCCGGCGACCGCTGCTCGATGCGGACCGCATCGAGGCCCGCCACGGCGCGGTCGCGGAACTCCAGCGCGACCCGGCGACCCGCGAAGGGCTCTCGGACCTGCTCGCGGACGTGTACGACCTCGAACGGCTCATCTCGCGTGTCTCTCGCGGCCGGGCGAACGCCCGTGACCTCCGGTCGCTGGCCGCCACACTGTCGGTCGTGCCGGACATCCGGGACCATCTGGCCGACGCCGACGCCCGGCTGCTCGCGGACCTGCACGCCACGCTGGACCCGCTGGTCGACACCCGCGAGGAAATCGAGGCAGCGATCCGCCCGGACCCGCCACAGCAGGTGACCGAGGGCGGCGTCATCCGCGAGGGCTACGACGAGGAACTGGACCGGCTGCGCTCGACCGAACAGTCGGGCAAGCAGTGGATCGACGACCTCGAAGCCAGCGAGCGCGAGCGCACCGGCATCGACTCGCTGAAGGTGGGCCACACCTCGGTGCACGGCTACTACATCGAGGTGACGAACGCCAACCTCGACGCCGTGCCCGCGGACTACCAGCGCCGCCAGACGCTGAAAAACAGCGAGCGCTACTACACGCCGGAACTCAAGGAGCGCGAGGACGAGATTCTGCGCGCCGAGAGCGCGGCCGACGACCTGGAGTACGACCTGTTCTGTGCGGTCCGGGACGAGGTGGCCGACGAGGCCGAGCGCGTGCAGGCGCTTGCCGACCGTCTCGCCCGCCTGGACGTGCTGGTCTCCTTCGCCGAGGTTGCGGCGCAGTACGACTACTGCCGGCCGACCGTCGGCGGCGACGGCATCGACATCACCGCCGGCCGCCATCCGGTCGTCGAGCGGACCGAGGACGCCTTCGTCCCCAACGACACGCATCTCGGGAGCGGGCCAGTCCGAGCGAGCAGAGACGGAAGCGACGACGGTGTCACCGCGGACGATATACAGCCCTTCCTCGCCGTCGTCACGGGACCGAACATGAGCGGGAAATCGACGTACATGCGCCAGGTCGCGCTGATCTGCCTGCTCGCACAGGCGGGGAGCTTCGTCCCCGCGAAGGCGGCCGACCTCCCGATTCTCGACCGAGTGTTCACCCGCGTCGGGGCCAGCGACGACATCGCCGGCGGCCGCTCGACGTTCATGATCGAGATGACCGAACTGGCGACGATTCTGGACGCAGCGACCGAAGACTCGCTAGTCCTGCTGGACGAGGTCGGCCGCGGCACGTCGACGGCCGACGGGCTGGCTATCGCCCGCGCCGTCACCGAGCATCTCCACGACGAGGTGGGCGCGTACACGCTGTTCGCGACCCACCACCACGACCTGACGGCCGTCGCCGCGGCGCTGCCCGGCGCGACCAACCGCCACTTCGAGACCAGCCGCAAGGACGACGACGTGCGCTTCGACCACGAACTCGCACCCGGTCCCGCGGCGGCCTCCTACGGCGTCGAAGTGGCGAGCATGGCCGGCGTCCCCGAATCCGTCGTCGAACGGTCGCGGGACCTCCTGACAGATGCCGAGACGGCTGACTCCGACACGGATTCCGCCGCCGCGGAGATAGGACCGACGGAAAACGGAACAGCGGTGGCCCCGGCCAGCGAGGGTGGAGCGGACGGCCACACACAGGAGGCGCTTCGGACGAACGGGTCGACTCCCGAGGCCGAACTGCCGGCGGGCGTGGCAGCGCAACTGGCGTCGCTGGATGTGGCGACGATGACGCCCATCGAGGCGATGAACGCGCTCGCGGACCTGCAGGACCGACTTGAATAA
- a CDS encoding DUF7383 domain-containing protein, whose protein sequence is MSRRANYALCQFQQLLGPSADSLDVPWAEYTGDSTDPVSFDIPTSSPDDPYVQMQVFDVEDFDHEIVVNGEALSGFDIAPGEGWQLWMDTIAPERLHLGKNTIQFRRDTDSKDAFVVGSVTVHWTEPVE, encoded by the coding sequence ATGTCACGTCGTGCCAACTACGCGCTCTGTCAGTTCCAGCAGCTCCTCGGCCCGTCGGCGGACTCGCTCGACGTTCCCTGGGCCGAGTACACCGGTGATTCGACCGATCCGGTTTCCTTCGACATCCCCACCTCGTCACCGGATGACCCGTACGTGCAGATGCAGGTGTTCGACGTCGAGGACTTTGACCACGAGATCGTGGTCAACGGCGAGGCGCTGTCGGGGTTCGACATCGCGCCTGGCGAGGGGTGGCAGCTCTGGATGGACACGATTGCGCCCGAGCGACTGCACCTCGGCAAGAACACGATCCAGTTCCGACGGGACACCGACTCGAAGGACGCCTTCGTCGTCGGGTCGGTCACGGTCCACTGGACGGAACCCGTCGAGTGA
- the thsB gene encoding thermosome subunit beta: MSQRQMQGQPMIILGEDSQRMKDKSAQEHNISAARAVAESVRSTLGPKGMDKMLVSSMGDVTVTNDGVTILSEMDIDNPTASMIVEVAETQEDEAGDGTTSAVAIAGELLKNAEDLLEQDIHPTAIIKGFDMAATQAKDEIADIATEVDPDDEELLKKVAETSMTGKGAELNKELLAQLIVDAVNAVTVEAEDGSVIADLEYLNIETQTGSSAGNSELLEGAVIDKDPVHEEMATEAEDADVLLVDTAIELDETEVDAQLSVDDPSQLQNFLDKEEEQLKGMVDQIADTGADVVFCQKGIDDMAQHYLAEKGILAVRRAKKSDIEFLKEVLGARIVSDLDSASAEDLGHGSVTRDDAEGLFYVEGSGDGAHGVTLLLRGSTDHVVDELERGVTDALDVVASTVANGSVLGGGGAPEVEVARRLRDYADSVEGREQLAIESFADALEIIPRTLAENAGLDSIDTLVDLRAAHEDGDVSAGLNVFSGDVENTLDTGVVEPAHAKRQAVSSAAEAANLVLKIDDIIAAGELSTSGGDEGGPGGPGGAPGGMGGMGGGMGGMM; this comes from the coding sequence ATGAGCCAACGCCAGATGCAGGGCCAGCCGATGATCATCCTGGGAGAGGACTCCCAGCGGATGAAGGACAAGTCTGCACAGGAACACAACATCTCGGCCGCTCGCGCGGTCGCCGAGTCAGTACGCTCGACGCTCGGCCCGAAGGGGATGGACAAGATGCTCGTCTCCTCGATGGGCGACGTGACCGTCACGAACGACGGCGTCACCATCCTCTCGGAGATGGACATCGACAACCCGACAGCCTCGATGATCGTCGAGGTTGCCGAGACACAGGAAGACGAGGCCGGTGACGGCACCACCTCTGCCGTCGCCATCGCAGGCGAACTCCTCAAGAACGCCGAGGACCTCCTCGAACAGGACATCCACCCGACGGCGATCATCAAAGGGTTCGACATGGCCGCCACGCAGGCCAAGGACGAAATCGCGGATATCGCCACGGAAGTCGACCCCGACGACGAGGAACTGCTGAAGAAGGTCGCCGAAACCTCGATGACGGGCAAGGGCGCGGAGCTCAACAAGGAGCTACTCGCCCAGCTCATCGTCGACGCGGTCAACGCCGTGACCGTCGAGGCCGAGGACGGCTCCGTCATTGCCGACCTCGAGTACCTCAACATCGAGACCCAGACCGGCAGCTCCGCCGGCAACTCCGAACTCCTCGAAGGCGCAGTCATCGACAAGGACCCGGTCCACGAAGAGATGGCAACCGAGGCAGAGGACGCCGACGTCCTCCTCGTCGACACGGCCATCGAACTCGACGAGACCGAAGTCGACGCGCAGCTCTCCGTCGACGACCCGAGCCAGCTCCAGAACTTCCTCGACAAGGAAGAAGAGCAGCTCAAGGGGATGGTCGACCAGATCGCCGACACCGGCGCTGATGTCGTCTTCTGCCAGAAGGGCATCGACGACATGGCCCAGCACTACCTCGCCGAGAAGGGTATTCTGGCCGTCCGCCGCGCCAAGAAGTCCGACATCGAGTTCCTCAAAGAGGTTCTGGGTGCCCGCATCGTCTCCGATCTCGACTCCGCGAGCGCGGAAGACCTGGGTCACGGCTCTGTCACCCGCGACGACGCCGAAGGCCTGTTCTACGTCGAGGGCAGCGGCGACGGAGCCCACGGCGTCACGCTCCTGCTCCGTGGTTCGACCGACCACGTCGTCGACGAACTCGAACGCGGCGTCACGGACGCGCTCGATGTCGTCGCGTCCACGGTTGCCAACGGCAGCGTCCTCGGTGGCGGCGGCGCACCTGAAGTCGAAGTCGCCCGCCGGCTCCGCGACTACGCCGACAGCGTCGAAGGCCGCGAACAGCTCGCTATCGAGTCTTTCGCCGACGCGCTGGAGATCATCCCGCGCACCCTCGCTGAGAACGCTGGTCTCGACAGCATCGACACGCTCGTCGACCTGCGCGCCGCCCACGAGGACGGCGATGTCAGCGCCGGCCTGAACGTCTTCTCCGGTGACGTCGAGAACACGCTCGACACCGGCGTCGTTGAGCCAGCCCACGCCAAGCGACAGGCGGTCTCCTCGGCTGCAGAGGCCGCGAACCTGGTCCTCAAGATCGACGACATCATCGCTGCCGGCGAGCTCTCGACCTCCGGCGGCGACGAAGGCGGCCCCGGCGGCCCCGGTGGCGCCCCTGGCGGTATGGGCGGCATGGGCGGCGGTATGGGCGGCATGATGTAA
- a CDS encoding alanine dehydrogenase produces MQTLLLGADAVEDHAAMPAVIAAVAAAFAADARENTIMPAKSYVDLPQYNGDFRSMPAYVNAETWDAAAVKWVNVHLDNPRDHDLPTVLGTLIYSDPETAFPLAVMDGTVLTRLRTGAAAAVATDHLAVADADSLGLVGAGTQAYTQLDAISSVRDIETVVVADRDAEKQQAFVDAFADQFDVRAGSIEDAAGCDVLSTITPVESPIVNREWLGERTHINAIGADAAGKQEHDERTLLDAKLVIDNYEQCTHSGEINVPWGEGVLTDTDLHGELGDIVAGTLSGRTDDDGITLFDSTGLAIQDVAAAHVVYENASDDGDGTPFSLVDTDTS; encoded by the coding sequence ATGCAGACGCTACTTCTCGGCGCGGACGCGGTCGAGGACCACGCGGCGATGCCAGCAGTCATCGCCGCGGTCGCCGCGGCCTTCGCCGCCGATGCCAGGGAGAACACCATCATGCCGGCCAAGTCCTACGTCGACCTGCCGCAGTACAACGGCGACTTCAGGTCGATGCCGGCCTACGTCAACGCGGAAACGTGGGACGCCGCCGCGGTCAAGTGGGTGAACGTCCACCTGGACAACCCCCGCGACCACGACCTGCCGACCGTCCTCGGGACGCTCATCTACTCGGACCCCGAGACGGCGTTCCCGCTGGCCGTGATGGACGGCACAGTCCTGACGCGCCTGCGGACCGGGGCGGCCGCGGCGGTCGCCACCGACCATCTCGCCGTCGCCGACGCGGACTCCCTTGGTCTGGTCGGGGCTGGCACGCAGGCGTACACGCAACTGGACGCCATCTCGTCGGTCCGGGACATCGAGACGGTGGTCGTCGCCGACCGGGACGCGGAGAAACAGCAGGCGTTCGTCGACGCCTTCGCCGACCAGTTCGACGTACGTGCGGGCAGTATCGAGGACGCCGCCGGCTGTGACGTGCTGTCGACGATTACGCCCGTCGAATCCCCCATCGTCAACCGGGAGTGGCTCGGCGAGCGCACGCATATCAACGCCATTGGTGCCGACGCCGCCGGCAAGCAAGAACACGACGAACGCACGCTGCTGGACGCGAAACTCGTCATCGACAACTACGAACAGTGCACCCACTCCGGCGAGATCAACGTCCCGTGGGGCGAGGGCGTCCTGACTGATACCGACCTCCACGGGGAGCTCGGCGACATCGTCGCGGGCACCCTCTCGGGGCGGACCGACGACGACGGCATCACGCTCTTTGACTCGACGGGGCTGGCCATTCAGGATGTCGCGGCCGCCCACGTCGTCTACGAGAACGCAAGCGATGATGGCGACGGGACGCCGTTCTCGCTCGTCGACACCGACACGTCCTGA
- a CDS encoding DUF7535 family protein, which translates to MSESPDDDTKDSGRLPAPLRSVTPGTRSRPNEGMDVIGWGMLAGLFVLLMPLLPFIIIVWGISKVTEMLTPSS; encoded by the coding sequence ATGTCTGAATCACCTGACGACGACACGAAGGACAGCGGACGACTGCCGGCACCGCTCCGGTCGGTCACGCCGGGGACGCGTAGCCGTCCCAACGAGGGGATGGACGTGATCGGTTGGGGGATGCTCGCCGGCCTGTTCGTCCTGCTGATGCCGCTCCTTCCGTTTATCATCATCGTCTGGGGCATCTCGAAAGTGACCGAGATGCTCACGCCCTCGTCGTGA
- a CDS encoding sensor histidine kinase: protein MGSKSVLVVAADRLDTGTLESALAETPASITYLSDLTDLFDTLTHSVFHALVLPETVDGQSGTDIAYGVRKLFPDLPVIVAGEDPAAVPDTLDVTAVEASTRLEDTVAEALRNSLDAEPPTVAGRPPSPMETLLLSLFNELPDHLYAKDEQARHVLLGRGFNEPTDRLGLTDVEVPELADEHARAALRDEMDVIEGDTDRIEVEEFLDLDASYVRTRKMPWYDSAGNVRGIVGHTQDITERKLREHAFRRQHERMVKVALVASHELRNELQIAYGRLEELADCDDSTADIEESLSQISTIIDTVVELSTSDPNGSSQRDEIEQVPKRKHVWLSRLSREVWDTLAGSEACLTFDGDTRIVADQESAGLLLQILFQNALEHAGPSVTVTVGTTADGFFVADDGPGIDVEPPERVFDAGHTAVPENTGFGLYVARRVAADHGWTISMSESESGGARFDIGNVDCQA from the coding sequence ATGGGTAGCAAATCTGTGCTCGTCGTCGCAGCCGACAGGCTGGATACTGGGACTCTCGAATCCGCTCTCGCTGAGACGCCGGCTTCGATCACGTACCTGTCGGACCTCACAGACCTCTTTGACACGCTCACCCATTCGGTGTTCCACGCTCTCGTTCTACCCGAAACAGTCGACGGCCAGTCCGGAACCGATATCGCGTACGGCGTCAGGAAGCTGTTTCCCGACCTGCCGGTGATCGTCGCTGGCGAGGACCCGGCGGCGGTCCCGGATACCCTCGACGTGACGGCTGTCGAGGCGTCGACACGTCTCGAAGACACCGTCGCCGAGGCCCTCCGGAACAGTCTCGACGCTGAGCCACCGACTGTTGCCGGACGCCCGCCGTCCCCGATGGAGACGCTGTTGCTCTCCCTGTTCAACGAGTTGCCGGACCACCTGTACGCGAAAGACGAGCAGGCACGACACGTCCTGCTGGGTCGGGGGTTCAACGAGCCGACCGACCGGCTTGGCCTCACCGACGTCGAGGTCCCGGAACTGGCCGATGAACACGCGAGAGCGGCCCTGCGTGATGAGATGGACGTCATCGAGGGCGACACGGACCGGATCGAAGTGGAGGAGTTCCTCGATCTCGACGCGTCGTACGTCCGCACCCGCAAGATGCCGTGGTACGATTCCGCTGGGAACGTTCGGGGAATCGTCGGACACACTCAGGATATCACGGAGCGAAAGCTCCGCGAGCACGCGTTTCGCCGCCAGCACGAACGGATGGTGAAAGTCGCACTCGTGGCGTCTCACGAGCTTCGAAACGAACTCCAGATCGCCTACGGGCGACTCGAAGAACTGGCTGACTGTGACGATTCGACCGCCGACATCGAGGAGTCGCTCTCCCAGATCTCGACGATTATCGATACCGTGGTCGAACTCTCCACGAGCGATCCGAATGGCTCGAGCCAGCGCGACGAGATCGAACAGGTCCCGAAGCGAAAACACGTCTGGCTCTCCCGTCTCAGTCGGGAGGTGTGGGACACCCTCGCCGGCAGTGAGGCGTGCCTGACTTTCGACGGGGACACCCGCATTGTCGCCGATCAGGAGTCCGCCGGGCTGTTGCTCCAGATACTGTTCCAGAACGCGCTCGAACACGCTGGCCCGTCGGTTACCGTCACCGTCGGTACGACGGCCGACGGCTTCTTCGTCGCCGACGACGGCCCGGGCATCGATGTCGAACCGCCGGAGCGCGTGTTCGACGCGGGCCACACCGCTGTCCCGGAGAACACCGGATTCGGACTCTACGTCGCTCGCCGGGTCGCCGCGGACCACGGCTGGACGATCTCCATGTCCGAGAGCGAGTCGGGCGGCGCTCGATTCGACATCGGCAACGTCGACTGTCAGGCATAG
- the leuS gene encoding leucine--tRNA ligase, whose translation MTTTGEERERGFDHTEIEPRWQRTWDEADVFRIDDDESDPEYVLAMFPYTSGSLHMGHVRNYTITDAYARFERMRGESVLHPMGWDSFGLPAENAAEERDTNPRDWTMQCIDSMRDQLTEMGFGYDWDRELATCEPDYYQWNQWLFKQFCEAGLVERQAAELNWCPSCETVLADEQVEGEEELCWRCDTPIEAREMDQWFFTITDYAEELLEDLDDLDGWPNNVREMQRNWIGKQAGASVAFEVGDYGEVDIFTTRLDTIHGATFFSLAPGHPVAQEIAEGNDEVAEYIETAEQADEDELDVTSGVFTGEYAVNPATGDEIPVYVADYVLTDVGTGALYAVPAHDERDHEFAEAHDIDIVQVVEPTEDADADPEDIDVQEAAYPEDGLLVNSGEFDGLSSNEARDRFVEEFDGEHRTEYNLRDWGISRQRYWGTPIPMIHCDDCGYVEVPDEDLPVELPEFVHTTGNPLDAAEEWKHVDCPDCGADAVRETDTMDTFVDSSWYFLRYTSPEMADAPFDAERASDWMPVDQYVGGIEHAVMHLLYARFFTKVLDDLDMVDGVREPFTNLTNQGMVLGEDGNKMSKSLDNGVSPQRIIEEYGADTARLFIMEAAQPEKEFAWSPEGVQSAHSFLQNVYTLVSEYANGEAETATDLANGDDIADYVAREIDATAANATVEFEDFRFNHALQAVRELVSLLRRYQEATTPDADTFERGLATAAKLLAPVAPHAAEEMWAELGHDDLIAEAEWPAAEAPEDYEMERRLVENTREDIRDIVDTVGIEDPQTITLAVAPEWKHRVLDLARNADGNVVGTVMQDEDLREQGEAAADFAKELAGRAQSLDEQLPPEREQAALERAAWLVEREFGADVVVQGPAEADPDLVGKAGPGRPAIDIDE comes from the coding sequence ATGACCACGACCGGTGAGGAACGCGAGCGGGGGTTCGATCACACGGAGATCGAACCTAGGTGGCAGCGCACGTGGGACGAGGCCGACGTGTTCCGGATCGACGACGACGAGAGCGACCCGGAGTACGTCCTGGCGATGTTCCCCTACACCTCCGGGAGCCTCCACATGGGCCACGTCCGGAACTACACTATCACGGACGCCTACGCCCGCTTCGAGCGGATGCGCGGCGAGAGCGTCCTCCACCCGATGGGGTGGGACTCCTTCGGCCTCCCGGCTGAGAACGCCGCCGAGGAACGCGACACCAACCCGCGGGACTGGACGATGCAGTGCATCGACTCGATGCGCGACCAGCTCACTGAGATGGGCTTTGGCTACGACTGGGACCGCGAACTCGCGACCTGTGAACCCGACTACTACCAGTGGAACCAGTGGCTGTTCAAACAGTTCTGCGAGGCGGGGCTGGTCGAGCGACAGGCCGCCGAGCTGAACTGGTGTCCCTCCTGTGAGACTGTCCTCGCCGACGAGCAGGTCGAGGGCGAGGAAGAACTGTGCTGGCGCTGTGACACGCCCATCGAGGCCCGCGAGATGGACCAGTGGTTCTTCACCATCACCGACTACGCCGAGGAACTGCTGGAGGACTTAGACGACCTCGACGGCTGGCCGAACAACGTCCGGGAGATGCAGCGCAACTGGATCGGCAAGCAGGCGGGCGCGAGCGTCGCCTTCGAGGTCGGCGACTACGGCGAGGTCGACATCTTCACGACCCGTCTGGACACCATCCACGGGGCGACGTTCTTCTCGCTGGCTCCGGGCCACCCTGTCGCACAGGAAATCGCCGAGGGCAACGATGAAGTCGCGGAGTACATCGAAACGGCCGAACAGGCCGACGAGGACGAACTCGACGTGACCTCCGGCGTATTCACCGGCGAGTACGCCGTCAATCCTGCTACCGGCGATGAGATTCCGGTCTACGTCGCGGACTACGTGCTGACCGATGTGGGGACGGGCGCGCTGTACGCCGTGCCGGCCCACGACGAGCGCGACCACGAGTTCGCTGAGGCCCACGACATCGACATCGTACAGGTCGTCGAACCCACCGAGGACGCCGACGCCGACCCCGAGGACATCGACGTGCAAGAGGCAGCGTATCCCGAAGACGGCCTGTTGGTCAACAGCGGCGAGTTCGACGGGCTCAGTAGTAACGAAGCCCGCGACCGCTTCGTTGAGGAGTTCGACGGCGAGCACCGCACGGAGTACAACCTCCGCGACTGGGGTATCTCCCGTCAGCGCTACTGGGGCACCCCGATTCCGATGATTCACTGCGACGACTGCGGCTACGTCGAGGTCCCCGATGAGGACCTCCCTGTCGAACTGCCGGAGTTCGTCCACACCACCGGGAATCCGCTGGACGCCGCCGAGGAGTGGAAACACGTCGACTGCCCCGACTGCGGGGCCGACGCGGTGCGGGAGACGGACACGATGGACACCTTCGTCGACTCTTCGTGGTACTTCCTGCGATACACTTCGCCGGAGATGGCGGATGCCCCCTTCGACGCCGAGCGGGCCAGCGACTGGATGCCGGTCGACCAGTACGTCGGCGGTATCGAACACGCCGTGATGCACCTGCTGTACGCCCGCTTCTTCACGAAGGTGCTGGACGACCTCGACATGGTCGACGGCGTCCGCGAACCCTTCACCAACCTCACGAACCAGGGGATGGTGCTGGGCGAGGACGGCAACAAGATGTCGAAGAGCCTGGATAACGGCGTCTCACCCCAGCGCATCATCGAGGAGTACGGCGCGGACACGGCCCGGCTGTTCATCATGGAGGCCGCCCAGCCAGAGAAGGAGTTCGCCTGGAGTCCTGAGGGTGTCCAATCTGCTCATAGCTTCCTCCAGAACGTGTACACGCTGGTTTCGGAATACGCCAACGGCGAGGCGGAGACAGCCACAGACTTGGCGAACGGTGACGACATCGCGGACTACGTCGCCCGCGAAATCGACGCCACCGCGGCGAACGCGACGGTCGAGTTCGAGGACTTCCGCTTCAACCACGCGCTCCAGGCCGTGCGGGAACTGGTGTCGCTGCTGCGCCGCTATCAGGAAGCGACCACCCCCGACGCCGACACCTTCGAGCGCGGGCTGGCGACGGCGGCGAAACTGCTCGCCCCGGTCGCGCCCCACGCCGCCGAGGAGATGTGGGCCGAACTGGGCCACGACGACCTCATCGCAGAGGCCGAGTGGCCGGCTGCTGAAGCCCCCGAAGACTACGAGATGGAGCGCCGGCTGGTCGAGAACACCCGCGAGGACATCCGCGATATCGTCGACACGGTCGGCATCGAGGACCCACAGACCATCACGCTCGCGGTCGCGCCGGAGTGGAAGCACCGCGTGCTGGACCTCGCTCGGAACGCCGACGGCAACGTCGTCGGCACCGTCATGCAGGACGAGGACCTGCGCGAGCAGGGCGAGGCGGCCGCGGACTTCGCCAAGGAACTGGCCGGCCGCGCGCAGTCGCTGGACGAGCAACTGCCACCCGAGCGCGAACAGGCGGCGCTCGAACGTGCCGCGTGGCTCGTCGAACGAGAGTTCGGCGCTGACGTGGTCGTGCAGGGACCAGCGGAAGCGGACCCCGACCTCGTCGGCAAAGCCGGTCCCGGTCGCCCGGCCATCGACATCGACGAGTAG
- a CDS encoding peroxiredoxin — protein sequence MVLEPGTDVPTIRATNQHGNPVQPSFEQPTVLYFYPADDTPGCTTEAEQFEEHANRFEDAGVSVYGVSTDGVESHRDFAEKNHISFDLLADPEGRLCEAFDVPLVDGRCQRTTYVIAKERVVAVYERVGPDGHAASVFEDLIDTGLVRAE from the coding sequence ATGGTACTCGAACCCGGCACGGACGTGCCGACGATCAGGGCGACGAACCAGCACGGAAACCCGGTCCAGCCCAGCTTCGAGCAGCCGACAGTGCTGTACTTCTATCCGGCGGACGACACGCCGGGGTGTACGACGGAGGCGGAGCAGTTCGAGGAGCACGCAAACCGGTTCGAGGACGCCGGCGTTTCAGTGTACGGCGTCTCGACCGACGGCGTGGAGAGTCACCGTGACTTTGCGGAAAAGAACCACATCAGTTTCGATCTGCTAGCCGACCCCGAGGGACGGCTGTGTGAAGCGTTCGACGTGCCGCTGGTCGACGGGCGGTGCCAGCGGACGACGTACGTCATCGCGAAGGAACGCGTCGTCGCCGTCTACGAGCGGGTCGGCCCCGACGGCCACGCGGCGAGCGTCTTCGAGGACCTCATTGACACCGGCCTGGTCAGGGCCGAGTAG